The proteins below are encoded in one region of Desulfovibrio sp. JC010:
- a CDS encoding AtpZ/AtpI family protein, whose amino-acid sequence MFFLKGNKEAFDLLGNAATIGTHLVVSTFVGLGIGWYLDKWLGTKPWLLIVFLCFGIAAGFKNVFDEVQRIQKKDQGKGPGTNENKSED is encoded by the coding sequence ATGTTCTTTTTGAAAGGGAATAAAGAGGCTTTCGATCTGCTCGGCAATGCCGCTACGATCGGAACTCACTTAGTTGTATCCACCTTTGTCGGGTTGGGTATCGGGTGGTATCTCGATAAATGGTTGGGAACGAAGCCTTGGCTTCTAATTGTTTTCTTGTGTTTCGGAATCGCTGCCGGCTTCAAGAATGTTTTCGATGAAGTTCAGCGCATTCAGAAAAAGGATCAGGGGAAAGGTCCTGGAACCAATGAAAATAAATCAGAAGATTGA
- a CDS encoding ATP synthase subunit I, with protein MVRNQLYIAAGTCLIAAVVSIGFASWALGLAAGAVLVTFNFWSLAKFGQHLAYMRKGAVVSLLIRFYGRLILSGLVIYGLIVWGQCSIYALLAGLSTVVVNAIFWGVAGLRQKVKEA; from the coding sequence TTGGTACGAAATCAATTGTACATCGCTGCGGGAACATGCCTTATCGCTGCCGTAGTATCCATCGGGTTTGCCTCTTGGGCACTGGGTCTGGCAGCAGGAGCGGTTCTAGTTACGTTCAACTTCTGGTCGCTGGCCAAGTTCGGTCAGCATCTGGCTTATATGCGCAAGGGCGCGGTTGTGTCCTTGTTAATTCGCTTCTACGGTCGGCTCATTTTATCCGGGCTGGTCATCTACGGGCTAATAGTCTGGGGACAGTGTTCAATTTACGCTCTTCTGGCAGGTCTTAGTACGGTAGTTGTGAATGCGATATTTTGGGGCGTAGCCGGGTTACGGCAAAAAGTGAAGGAGGCATAA